A window from Cerasicoccus sp. TK19100 encodes these proteins:
- a CDS encoding glycoside hydrolase family 5 protein: protein MNWHRTAVYLMLAAAQTALLPLAHAADEKMHRLDFDGGTVDIKTNGQLVITGDDPACTAMLSVDCYTPGWRRETQDDVTPTLTPAASGDQWQWHGEYTKGGAIMKFEQTVWDRGDKVEVEYRLDRPVEYEIQERSRGPFLSVQFEGECFDDRNIMIGNRTVTLPISNIWGNGNQIVIPGVDAEIKMTDWAVLSVWNTSGRREARAQLISQTGKQPGPKTYVLRFTIEKQQTEVQEEPVEKVLSIKLRSYPRILEKAPIAGVDTKLPEKWLTEANTAFDADNESEAKYLVNQSEDWFDAQGRVYDVQDRLTHLQLFNEIFDGPSTTDIAQLQSQAVAALNAAELDRSMELSTQARTALDEAETAVREQYGFGYFPMTDYNPFSWLKVFETLGYIGPSDDLTPGEPYPNAITWPSGGAGAEDSTLSLVPQDGPALPDFEVERTWVRNTWRSPAGPSYTFSVLTPLIAVDNITELPLSGFPSTPTKLAWAGQDGMDFDQTSNQSIDLSQSKSAWYWLRGSRFSLLLFPTVQPAAMHRDGNNATLTLSEKGSVSLMHIPTAWLDGQVKTEAAFWASVAVKAPKDVVDAPKDDAVTHHYLYADRPNHLDTPAKVIAPVPPLTVMHNKDSDWQTSAYRTSAGEFRYVESDTLTVPLRERNITQRRGINEYLARLNERRVQEFADMDIDWVRVCFGTKDFKGDPQEAYDELDVVLTRLGKHGMKALVDPHDFQFKVHDWSKGIPEDPEERQAFLDLWKNLAEVSIKHPDVVVGYDLYNELKVRKPLWHTWDKLATEAIEVIRPIDPNTPIYISGVEMSNPSGYFEAAPIEQENLVYSFHFYAPHSFSHQKIFRASTNDAFVFYPGWIPQIDWKNNEVYGKSPLQWWDRWTIAASMWPVLKFAAANDVAFHCGEVAPIGYSRKKASDSSGLWTRDAIDVLEQHGIPWHLWNQGFGLVIEPVADVAKAHWSDNSLLPADER, encoded by the coding sequence ATGAACTGGCATCGCACCGCCGTGTACTTAATGCTCGCCGCCGCGCAAACCGCGCTGCTGCCCCTCGCCCATGCGGCCGATGAGAAAATGCATCGCCTCGATTTCGACGGTGGGACCGTGGACATCAAAACCAACGGCCAGCTCGTCATCACTGGTGACGATCCCGCCTGCACGGCCATGCTCTCCGTCGATTGCTACACGCCCGGCTGGCGCCGCGAAACGCAGGACGACGTGACGCCCACGCTTACGCCCGCCGCTTCCGGCGACCAGTGGCAATGGCATGGCGAGTATACGAAAGGCGGCGCCATTATGAAGTTTGAGCAGACTGTTTGGGATCGCGGCGACAAGGTAGAGGTCGAGTATCGTCTGGACCGCCCCGTCGAATACGAAATTCAGGAGCGTTCACGCGGCCCGTTCCTCAGCGTGCAGTTCGAGGGCGAGTGCTTTGACGACCGCAACATCATGATCGGCAACCGCACCGTCACGCTGCCGATCTCAAACATCTGGGGCAACGGCAACCAGATCGTCATCCCCGGCGTCGACGCGGAAATCAAGATGACCGACTGGGCCGTCCTCTCCGTGTGGAACACCAGCGGCCGCCGCGAAGCGCGCGCCCAACTCATTTCGCAAACCGGCAAACAGCCCGGCCCGAAGACTTACGTGCTGCGCTTCACCATCGAAAAGCAGCAGACCGAAGTTCAGGAAGAGCCCGTCGAAAAAGTGCTCTCGATCAAGCTGCGCTCCTATCCGCGCATTCTGGAAAAAGCGCCCATTGCCGGCGTGGACACCAAGCTGCCGGAGAAGTGGCTCACCGAAGCCAACACCGCCTTTGACGCGGATAACGAAAGCGAGGCCAAGTATCTCGTGAACCAAAGCGAAGACTGGTTCGACGCCCAGGGCCGCGTCTATGACGTGCAGGACCGCCTCACGCATTTGCAGCTATTCAACGAAATTTTCGACGGCCCCAGCACGACGGACATCGCCCAACTCCAGAGCCAAGCCGTCGCCGCATTGAACGCCGCCGAGCTCGACCGCTCGATGGAACTCAGCACCCAAGCGCGCACGGCATTAGACGAGGCCGAAACCGCCGTCCGCGAGCAATACGGCTTTGGCTATTTTCCGATGACGGACTACAATCCGTTTAGCTGGCTCAAGGTGTTTGAGACGCTGGGCTACATCGGCCCGTCCGACGACCTAACGCCCGGCGAACCATACCCGAACGCGATCACTTGGCCCTCCGGCGGCGCGGGCGCGGAAGATTCCACGCTCTCGCTCGTGCCACAAGATGGCCCCGCCCTGCCCGACTTCGAGGTCGAGCGCACATGGGTCCGCAATACTTGGCGCAGCCCCGCCGGTCCGTCTTACACCTTCTCCGTGTTGACGCCGCTCATCGCCGTGGACAACATCACCGAGCTGCCGCTCAGCGGATTCCCCAGCACGCCGACCAAGCTCGCCTGGGCTGGCCAGGATGGCATGGACTTCGATCAAACGAGCAACCAGAGCATCGACTTGTCGCAAAGCAAAAGCGCCTGGTATTGGCTGCGCGGCTCGCGCTTTTCACTGCTGCTCTTTCCGACCGTTCAGCCCGCCGCCATGCATCGCGACGGCAACAACGCGACGCTCACGCTTTCGGAAAAAGGTTCCGTGTCGCTGATGCATATCCCCACCGCGTGGCTCGATGGCCAAGTGAAGACCGAAGCCGCATTCTGGGCCAGCGTCGCGGTCAAGGCGCCGAAGGATGTCGTCGACGCGCCGAAGGACGACGCCGTCACCCACCACTACCTTTACGCCGACCGCCCGAACCATCTCGACACGCCAGCAAAGGTCATTGCGCCCGTCCCACCGCTCACGGTGATGCACAATAAGGACAGCGATTGGCAGACGTCAGCCTACCGCACCAGCGCGGGTGAGTTCCGCTACGTTGAGAGCGACACACTGACGGTTCCCCTGCGCGAGCGCAACATCACGCAGCGACGCGGCATCAACGAATACCTTGCGCGTTTGAACGAACGGCGCGTGCAGGAATTTGCTGACATGGACATTGATTGGGTGCGCGTTTGCTTCGGCACGAAGGACTTTAAAGGCGATCCGCAAGAAGCTTATGACGAACTGGATGTAGTTCTAACGCGCCTCGGCAAGCACGGCATGAAGGCGCTCGTCGACCCGCACGATTTCCAGTTCAAGGTTCACGACTGGAGCAAGGGCATTCCGGAAGATCCCGAGGAGCGCCAAGCCTTCCTCGACCTGTGGAAGAACCTCGCCGAAGTTTCCATCAAGCACCCGGACGTCGTCGTTGGCTACGATCTCTACAACGAGCTCAAGGTCCGCAAGCCGCTTTGGCACACGTGGGACAAGCTCGCGACAGAAGCGATTGAAGTCATCCGCCCGATCGATCCGAACACGCCGATTTACATTTCCGGCGTCGAGATGTCGAACCCGTCGGGCTACTTCGAGGCCGCGCCCATCGAACAGGAAAACCTTGTTTACTCGTTTCACTTTTACGCGCCGCACTCATTCTCGCACCAGAAGATTTTCCGCGCTTCGACCAACGATGCCTTCGTGTTTTACCCGGGCTGGATTCCGCAGATCGACTGGAAAAACAACGAAGTTTACGGCAAGTCCCCGCTGCAATGGTGGGACCGCTGGACCATCGCCGCGTCGATGTGGCCGGTGCTGAAATTCGCCGCCGCAAACGATGTCGCCTTCCACTGCGGCGAAGTCGCGCCAATCGGTTACTCGCGCAAAAAAGCGTCCGACAGCTCGGGCCTCTGGACGCGCGACGCGATCGACGTGCTGGAGCAACACGGTATCCCTTGGCACTTGTGGAACCAGGGATTCGGGCTGGTCATTGAGCCGGTCGCCGATGTCGCGAAGGCGCACTGGTCGGACAATTCCCTGTTGCCCGCGGACGAACGTTAA